From a region of the Deinococcus terrestris genome:
- a CDS encoding ribonuclease domain-containing protein translates to MSLRRFVSLGALLVAAALAGCDAPASGPQMGGEPVAAQTRAPAPARPARDPVSGLPWIEARALPPEGRHTLTLIASDGPFPYRKDGSVFGNRERLLPQGTYREYTVPTPGEDDRGARRIVCAEREPPTAECYYTADHYASFRRIAP, encoded by the coding sequence GTGAGCCTGCGCCGTTTCGTGTCCCTGGGTGCCCTGCTGGTCGCCGCCGCGCTGGCCGGGTGCGACGCGCCCGCCTCTGGCCCGCAGATGGGCGGGGAGCCGGTGGCTGCCCAGACCCGCGCTCCGGCCCCGGCCCGGCCCGCCCGTGATCCGGTCAGCGGCCTGCCCTGGATCGAGGCCCGCGCCCTGCCCCCCGAGGGACGGCACACCCTGACCCTGATCGCCTCGGACGGCCCCTTTCCGTACCGCAAGGACGGCAGCGTGTTCGGCAACCGCGAGCGCCTGCTGCCCCAGGGCACCTACCGCGAGTACACCGTGCCCACCCCCGGCGAGGACGACCGGGGAGCGCGGAGAATCGTCTGTGCCGAGCGTGAGCCCCCCACCGCCGAGTGCTACTACACCGCCGACCACTACGCGTCTTTCCGGCGGATCGCCCCATGA
- a CDS encoding barstar family protein has translation MINVFQESPQGIQTAPHDPRILAAGHQVALREVNFSEVRDKDSLMLAFLRGLALTESFGRNWDALYDVLTDPEARPERFAILLTDYAAFRTRQRQLGPYLEGVLLDAQAEVARQGRSLWLLAEETGYDPRAW, from the coding sequence ATGATCAACGTTTTTCAGGAGTCGCCGCAGGGCATCCAGACCGCCCCCCACGACCCGCGTATCCTGGCCGCCGGGCATCAGGTGGCGCTGCGCGAGGTCAATTTCAGCGAGGTGCGTGACAAGGACAGCCTGATGCTGGCCTTCCTGCGCGGCCTGGCGCTCACCGAGAGCTTCGGGCGCAACTGGGACGCCCTCTACGACGTGCTCACCGACCCGGAGGCGCGGCCGGAGCGCTTCGCCATCCTGCTCACGGACTACGCGGCCTTCCGCACCCGGCAGCGTCAGCTCGGCCCGTACCTGGAGGGCGTCTTGCTCGACGCCCAGGCCGAGGTCGCCCGGCAGGGGCGCTCGCTGTGGTTGCTCGCGGAGGAGACCGGGTACGACCCACGGGCCTGGTGA
- the pyrH gene encoding UMP kinase — MFKRVLLKLSGEFLAGESGFGINPEEASALARRIVEARAGTDVELAIVIGGGNLWRGARNGAGMDAATADYIGMLGTVMNAMALQDAMERAGQPTRVMSAIQMQAVAEPYIRRRAMRHLEKGRVVIFGGGNGAPFFTTDTTSTLRALEIGAEVVLMAKNQVDGVYDKDPRKHADARRFDTLTHRDVVEQRLEVMDATAITLCMDRGLPIVVFDLFEEGNLARLFRGERVGTLIQSA, encoded by the coding sequence ATGTTCAAACGCGTTCTGCTCAAGCTGTCCGGTGAGTTCCTGGCAGGCGAGTCCGGCTTCGGCATCAACCCCGAGGAGGCGTCGGCGCTCGCCCGGCGAATCGTGGAGGCCCGCGCCGGAACGGACGTGGAGCTCGCCATCGTGATCGGGGGCGGCAACCTGTGGCGCGGCGCCCGCAACGGGGCGGGCATGGACGCCGCAACCGCCGACTACATCGGCATGCTGGGCACCGTGATGAACGCGATGGCCCTGCAAGACGCGATGGAGCGGGCCGGGCAACCCACCCGCGTGATGTCCGCCATCCAGATGCAGGCCGTGGCCGAACCCTACATCCGCCGCCGGGCGATGCGTCACCTCGAAAAGGGCCGGGTGGTGATCTTCGGGGGCGGCAACGGGGCGCCCTTTTTCACGACCGACACCACCTCCACCCTGCGGGCGCTGGAAATCGGCGCCGAGGTCGTCCTGATGGCGAAGAACCAGGTGGACGGCGTGTACGACAAAGACCCCCGCAAGCACGCCGACGCCCGCCGTTTCGACACGCTGACCCACCGGGATGTGGTCGAGCAGCGGCTGGAGGTTATGGACGCCACCGCCATCACCCTCTGCATGGACCGGGGGCTGCCCATCGTGGTCTTTGACCTCTTCGAGGAAGGCAACCTCGCGCGGCTGTTCCGGGGCGAGCGGGTCGGGACGCTGATTCAGAGCGCCTGA
- a CDS encoding heme-dependent oxidative N-demethylase subunit alpha family protein, whose product MFPSPPTVYRPFLEGVYRVSAGLFRLGVQPVPWREDGQAEGHTFALDRDYARFVASKVAAHRRGAHEYGGEAGLTPELREAALDFVARTLAAESGGVMTWDGRRFTNVALGWAADLGLRWGSMEGLTRFDAPLASLVAGLTPLNALDFLGLNAPEDLAMIARDPEGTRDWLAAAHVLSPQHWDPRDKLGRDFVAVHTPVAGSGPLNATAPRLVEAVIARGPFVRFAWGVAMSDRLDHHPAAPPDEDRAGETRFDPARAFLRVERQTLTGFPAAHGALFTIRPYVYPLREAVATPEQARPLAAALRSMTPEQVAYKGLTYLLPDLLAWLDEQGTFKGSRGGPALHSGA is encoded by the coding sequence GTGTTCCCCAGCCCGCCGACCGTTTACCGCCCCTTTCTGGAGGGCGTGTACCGCGTGTCGGCGGGCCTGTTTCGTCTGGGAGTGCAGCCGGTGCCCTGGCGAGAGGATGGGCAGGCCGAGGGGCATACCTTCGCCCTCGACCGCGACTATGCCCGCTTCGTCGCCAGCAAGGTCGCCGCGCACCGCCGAGGGGCGCACGAGTACGGGGGCGAGGCGGGGCTGACGCCGGAGTTGCGGGAGGCGGCCCTGGACTTCGTCGCCCGCACCCTCGCCGCCGAGAGCGGGGGCGTGATGACCTGGGACGGGCGACGCTTCACGAACGTGGCACTGGGCTGGGCTGCCGACCTCGGTCTGCGGTGGGGGAGCATGGAGGGGCTGACCCGCTTCGACGCTCCGCTGGCCTCGCTGGTCGCCGGGCTGACGCCCCTGAACGCGTTGGATTTCCTGGGCCTGAATGCCCCCGAGGACCTCGCCATGATCGCCCGCGATCCGGAGGGAACTCGTGATTGGCTGGCCGCCGCGCACGTCCTCTCGCCGCAGCACTGGGACCCACGTGACAAGTTGGGGCGGGACTTCGTGGCGGTCCATACCCCGGTCGCGGGAAGTGGCCCGCTGAACGCCACCGCGCCCCGGTTGGTAGAGGCTGTCATCGCCCGTGGTCCCTTCGTGCGCTTCGCGTGGGGCGTCGCCATGAGTGACCGCCTCGACCACCATCCCGCCGCCCCCCCGGACGAGGACCGGGCGGGGGAGACCCGTTTCGACCCAGCCCGCGCCTTCCTGCGGGTCGAGCGGCAGACGCTGACGGGCTTTCCGGCAGCGCACGGAGCGCTGTTCACCATCCGGCCTTACGTGTATCCGCTGCGGGAGGCGGTCGCCACCCCGGAGCAGGCCCGGCCACTCGCTGCCGCGCTGCGCTCCATGACGCCGGAACAGGTCGCGTATAAGGGGCTGACCTACCTCCTGCCCGACTTGCTGGCCTGGCTGGACGAACAGGGAACGTTCAAGGGGTCGCGGGGCGGCCCTGCCCTACACTCCGGAGCGTGA
- the frr gene encoding ribosome recycling factor, with protein sequence MADMKTIQADARERMGKAIEALENNLSVLRTGRANPGILKKVLVDYYGSTMPIDQVASITTPDARTLVITPWDRGALNPIEKAIRDSDLGLNPNNKGDTIFISLPMLTEERRKDLVKNARNYAEEARVAVRSIRKHAMDEVKKIEGVGDDDIKRGEADIQKITDEFIARVDSTFHKKEQEILG encoded by the coding sequence ATGGCAGACATGAAAACCATTCAGGCCGACGCCCGCGAACGCATGGGCAAGGCCATCGAGGCGCTGGAAAACAACCTCTCGGTGCTGCGCACGGGCCGCGCCAACCCCGGCATTCTCAAGAAAGTGCTGGTGGACTACTACGGCTCCACCATGCCCATTGACCAGGTGGCAAGCATCACCACGCCCGACGCCCGCACGCTAGTCATTACCCCGTGGGACAGAGGCGCCCTGAACCCCATCGAGAAGGCGATTCGTGACAGCGACCTGGGACTGAACCCCAACAACAAGGGGGACACCATCTTCATCAGCCTGCCCATGCTGACCGAGGAGCGGCGCAAGGACCTCGTCAAGAACGCCCGGAACTACGCGGAGGAGGCCCGCGTGGCCGTGCGGAGCATCCGCAAGCACGCGATGGACGAGGTCAAGAAGATTGAGGGCGTGGGCGACGACGACATCAAGCGCGGCGAGGCCGACATTCAGAAGATCACCGACGAGTTCATCGCGCGGGTGGACAGCACCTTCCACAAGAAGGAGCAGGAAATCCTCGGGTGA
- the rpsB gene encoding 30S ribosomal protein S2, producing the protein MSYISMKQLLEAGVHFGHETKRWNPKFKRFIFAERNGIFIIDLQKTLKQIDRSFDYIKDLSERGGVILFVGTKKQAQEIVELEARRTGMPFVTSRWLGGMLTNFKTMRTRIDRLNELDDLFESGRINDRPKAERIQLGSERERLLRFVGGIRKMTRLPDAIFVVDPTKEVIAVQEANKLGIPVIALADTDSDPDVIDYIVPGNDDAIRSIQLITHRIGDLVVEARGGGEDVSGGRVEEGNADIAAAEQGEEGDTSQLTSTQGRAG; encoded by the coding sequence ATGTCGTACATCTCCATGAAGCAGCTGCTCGAAGCGGGCGTGCACTTCGGCCACGAGACCAAGCGCTGGAACCCCAAGTTCAAGCGCTTCATCTTCGCCGAGCGCAACGGCATCTTCATCATCGACCTGCAAAAGACCCTCAAGCAGATCGACCGCTCCTTTGACTACATCAAGGACCTCTCCGAGCGCGGCGGCGTGATTCTCTTCGTCGGCACCAAGAAGCAGGCGCAGGAGATCGTGGAACTCGAAGCCCGCCGCACCGGGATGCCCTTCGTGACCAGCCGATGGCTCGGCGGCATGCTGACCAACTTCAAGACGATGCGCACCCGCATCGACCGCCTGAACGAACTCGACGACCTGTTCGAGTCCGGGCGCATCAATGACCGCCCCAAGGCCGAACGCATTCAGCTCGGCTCCGAGCGCGAGCGCCTGCTGCGCTTCGTGGGCGGCATCCGCAAGATGACCCGCCTGCCCGACGCGATCTTCGTGGTGGACCCCACCAAGGAAGTCATCGCCGTGCAGGAGGCCAACAAGCTCGGGATCCCCGTGATCGCGCTGGCCGACACCGACAGTGATCCCGATGTCATCGACTACATCGTGCCCGGCAACGACGACGCGATCCGCAGCATCCAGCTGATCACGCACCGCATCGGTGACCTCGTGGTCGAGGCGCGTGGCGGCGGCGAGGACGTGTCCGGCGGGCGCGTGGAAGAGGGCAACGCCGACATCGCGGCGGCCGAGCAGGGCGAAGAGGGCGACACCAGCCAGCTGACCTCGACCCAGGGCCGCGCGGGCTGA
- a CDS encoding IS630 family transposase (programmed frameshift), with protein sequence MPGWQPTHYSRVQLEERRMAALEWIERGTHRNQEIADHFGVSVHTVYTWKARLRRNGGLQATVAGGAVARLTSAQHEHLRTLLREGALQHGFPDPTWTTRRVTDLIGRHFDVWYHHDHVRRILRQLGFTPQLPDGRAVERNELRIASWREQVAPELEKKVAEGKTLVYLDEVGFSLKGVRRRTWSTRGVTPLVTLPANWKKLSAIGAITSDGRFFQHTKSGAIRSGDVGRFFHHLLRQIQGEIVVMLDNAGIHRSKATQAFVELHERLSLVFLPPYAPELNPIELVWAYVKRNVLGNFCARSVAALKEKLRGAWQRVRYIRLPQQLMNANLCRDQ encoded by the exons ATGCCTGGCTGGCAGCCGACCCATTACTCACGCGTTCAGCTTGAGGAGCGCCGCATGGCCGCTCTGGAATGGATCGAGCGCGGCACCCACCGAAACCAAGAGATTGCAGATCATTTCGGTGTCTCCGTGCATACGGTCTACACCTGGAAAGCTCGACTGCGGCGCAACGGTGGCCTTCAAGCCACCGTTGCCGGTGGCGCTGTTGCGCGACTCACCTCCGCACAACACGAGCACCTTCGCACCCTCCTGAGGGAGGGTGCTTTGCAGCACGGCTTTCCCGATCCGACGTGGACGACGCGGCGGGTCACGGATCTGATTGGCCGACATTTCGATGTGTGGTACCACCACGACCACGTGCGCCGAATCCTTCGCCAGTTGGGGTTCACACCTCAACTGCCGGATGGACGTGCGGTGGAGCGCAATGAACTCCGGATTGCCTCCTGGCGGGAACAGGTCGCGCCGGAGTTGGAA AAAAAGGTCGCTGAGGGCAAGACGCTGGTGTACCTGGATGAGGTCGGGTTCTCGCTGAAAGGCGTGCGGAGGCGGACGTGGTCGACCAGGGGCGTGACGCCCCTGGTCACGCTCCCGGCGAACTGGAAGAAGCTCTCGGCCATTGGGGCCATCACCTCGGACGGTCGATTTTTCCAGCACACGAAGTCCGGGGCGATTCGCAGTGGAGACGTGGGCCGGTTCTTCCATCATCTGCTGCGTCAGATCCAGGGAGAGATCGTGGTGATGCTGGACAACGCGGGCATTCACCGGTCCAAAGCTACTCAGGCGTTCGTGGAGCTCCACGAACGCCTGTCCTTGGTCTTTCTCCCGCCGTACGCCCCGGAGTTGAATCCCATTGAGCTGGTGTGGGCGTATGTCAAACGGAATGTGCTAGGGAACTTCTGTGCTCGCTCTGTCGCAGCGTTGAAGGAGAAGCTCCGAGGGGCGTGGCAGCGTGTTCGGTACATCCGCCTGCCCCAGCAGCTTATGAATGCAAATCTATGCCGCGATCAATAA
- a CDS encoding aminoglycoside phosphotransferase family protein, with product MSGRSLTPEDGAGASSESHPFLPWLRRWRLTPDGAPIRTHSSDLLPVRFEGQPAMLKVTRVDEERVGHRLMVWFGGEGAACVMRHQDEATLLERAEGDLSLTEMVRAGRDDEASRVLCGVVRQLHTPRPQPWPELTPLTRWFRSLEEVAPQYGGIFTLSLEAARHLLAHPQGVRPLHGDLHHGNVLHSCERGWLAIDPKGLIGERGFDYANILCNPDLETATQPGRLARQVDVVAEAAELERPRLLQWVLAYAGLSASWWLEDGRQDEAEPVLDVARTAAADLVRV from the coding sequence ATGTCGGGGCGGAGCCTAACACCTGAGGACGGGGCGGGCGCGTCCTCCGAAAGTCACCCCTTCTTGCCCTGGCTGCGGCGCTGGCGCCTCACGCCCGACGGTGCCCCCATTCGCACCCACAGCAGCGACCTCCTGCCCGTGCGCTTTGAGGGCCAACCCGCCATGCTCAAGGTCACGCGGGTGGACGAGGAGCGGGTCGGTCACCGCCTGATGGTCTGGTTCGGGGGCGAGGGGGCAGCCTGCGTGATGAGGCATCAAGACGAGGCCACCTTGCTGGAACGAGCCGAGGGCGATCTCTCCCTGACCGAGATGGTGCGGGCTGGGAGAGACGACGAGGCGAGCCGGGTGCTGTGCGGTGTTGTGCGGCAATTGCACACGCCCCGCCCGCAGCCGTGGCCCGAACTGACGCCTCTGACCCGCTGGTTCCGCTCGTTGGAGGAGGTGGCACCCCAGTACGGCGGCATCTTCACGCTCTCACTGGAAGCGGCTCGGCACCTCCTCGCCCACCCGCAAGGCGTGCGGCCCCTCCACGGCGACTTGCACCACGGCAACGTCCTGCACAGCTGCGAGCGGGGGTGGCTAGCGATTGACCCCAAAGGTCTGATCGGGGAGCGCGGCTTCGACTATGCCAACATCCTCTGTAATCCGGACCTTGAAACGGCGACCCAGCCCGGACGGCTCGCACGGCAGGTGGACGTCGTCGCGGAAGCAGCCGAACTGGAGCGACCCCGCCTCCTTCAATGGGTCCTCGCCTACGCGGGCCTCTCGGCCTCGTGGTGGCTGGAGGACGGCAGGCAAGATGAGGCGGAACCCGTGCTGGACGTGGCGCGGACCGCGGCAGCGGACTTGGTGCGAGTGTAG
- a CDS encoding undecaprenyl-diphosphate phosphatase, whose protein sequence is MDWFYAIIYGIVEGITEFLPISSTGHLILTGNLMGVPWSKEVKDAFEVVIQGGAILSVLVYYWRDFLKVRDIGRDREQQTLWTGVVVATIPAVVLGLLFGDLIQANLFNPTVVAWALIVGGVLIWLIESRRVQPAVHAIEDIGIRKSLLIGVLQCLALLWPGFSRSASSILGGMVLGLDRPTATKFSFYLGVPTLGGAALLNLIQDREVIFGEIGLLNVLLGAATSFVVAYLAIGWLLKFVSTNNFKGFAVYRVVVGVIILLLVGAGRL, encoded by the coding sequence ATGGATTGGTTCTACGCCATCATTTACGGGATCGTCGAGGGCATCACGGAGTTCCTGCCCATCAGCTCGACCGGCCACCTCATCCTCACTGGCAACCTGATGGGCGTGCCGTGGAGCAAGGAGGTCAAGGACGCCTTCGAGGTCGTCATTCAGGGCGGCGCGATCCTCAGTGTGCTGGTGTACTACTGGCGGGACTTCCTGAAGGTGCGCGACATCGGCCGCGACCGCGAGCAGCAGACGCTGTGGACCGGGGTGGTGGTCGCCACGATTCCGGCGGTGGTGCTGGGCCTGCTGTTCGGGGACCTGATTCAGGCGAACCTGTTCAATCCGACTGTGGTGGCGTGGGCCTTGATCGTGGGCGGCGTGCTGATCTGGCTGATCGAGAGCCGCCGGGTCCAGCCCGCCGTGCATGCCATCGAGGACATCGGGATTCGCAAGTCGTTGCTGATCGGCGTGCTGCAATGCCTCGCGCTGCTGTGGCCGGGCTTCTCGCGCTCGGCCAGCTCGATTCTGGGCGGCATGGTGCTGGGCCTCGACCGCCCCACGGCGACCAAGTTCAGCTTCTACCTAGGCGTGCCCACCCTGGGCGGCGCGGCCCTGCTGAACCTGATTCAGGACCGCGAGGTGATCTTCGGGGAGATCGGCCTGCTGAATGTGCTACTGGGCGCGGCGACCTCGTTCGTGGTGGCCTACCTCGCCATCGGCTGGCTGCTGAAGTTCGTGTCCACCAACAACTTCAAGGGCTTCGCGGTCTACCGGGTTGTGGTGGGCGTGATCATCCTGCTGCTGGTGGGAGCCGGGCGGCTGTAG
- the tsaD gene encoding tRNA (adenosine(37)-N6)-threonylcarbamoyltransferase complex transferase subunit TsaD: protein MNARPTRILGIDTSCDDTGVGVVELAPDGGIRVLANRVWSQTIHASYGGVMPELASREHVERIDAVTGDALAEAGLTVEDVDVVAATSGPGLVGALLVGLMYGKGLAQALGVPFYAAHHLEGHIFAAASEAELRPPYLALVVSGGHTHLFDVPREGEYVLVGATRDDAAGEAFDKIARLAGLGYPGGPAISEAAQRGDPEAVPFKEPLKGQKGFDFSFSGLKTAALLAHRAGARPEDLAAGFERAAVSFLLKTTLRAAQAHGRDTVVVSGGVAANRALREAFAASPVRAVFPGQGLNTDNGAMIALAGAAALRAGRPPSPLSEGAVAYAPLANA from the coding sequence ATGAACGCCCGCCCCACCCGCATCCTCGGCATCGACACCTCCTGCGACGACACGGGGGTGGGCGTGGTCGAACTCGCCCCGGACGGCGGGATACGGGTGCTCGCCAACCGGGTGTGGTCCCAGACGATCCACGCGAGTTACGGCGGCGTGATGCCCGAACTCGCCAGCCGCGAGCATGTCGAGCGCATTGACGCGGTCACCGGGGACGCGCTCGCCGAGGCCGGATTGACGGTGGAGGACGTGGACGTGGTCGCGGCGACCTCCGGCCCCGGCCTGGTGGGGGCACTCCTCGTCGGGCTGATGTACGGCAAGGGGCTGGCGCAGGCGCTCGGCGTGCCCTTCTACGCCGCCCACCACCTCGAAGGCCACATCTTCGCGGCGGCCTCGGAGGCCGAGTTGCGCCCCCCCTACCTCGCGCTGGTGGTGTCGGGCGGGCACACCCACCTCTTCGACGTGCCGCGTGAGGGCGAGTACGTCCTCGTGGGAGCCACCCGCGACGACGCGGCGGGCGAGGCCTTCGACAAGATCGCCCGGCTCGCGGGCCTGGGCTACCCCGGCGGCCCCGCCATCAGCGAGGCGGCCCAGCGCGGCGACCCGGAGGCGGTGCCGTTCAAGGAGCCGCTCAAGGGCCAGAAGGGCTTCGACTTCTCCTTCAGCGGTCTGAAGACGGCGGCCCTGCTCGCCCACCGCGCGGGGGCGAGGCCCGAAGACCTCGCGGCGGGCTTCGAGCGGGCGGCGGTGAGCTTTCTGTTGAAAACGACCCTGCGGGCGGCTCAGGCCCACGGCCGGGACACAGTGGTGGTGTCGGGCGGGGTGGCCGCCAACCGGGCGCTGCGCGAGGCGTTCGCGGCCAGCCCCGTCCGCGCCGTCTTCCCCGGCCAAGGCCTGAACACCGACAACGGGGCGATGATCGCGCTCGCGGGGGCGGCGGCACTGCGAGCGGGGCGTCCCCCCAGCCCCCTGTCCGAGGGCGCGGTCGCCTATGCGCCGCTTGCCAATGCCTGA
- the tsf gene encoding translation elongation factor Ts has protein sequence MMESIKKLRELTGAGMMDVKKALADAGNDEDKAVALLRERGIVKAAKKADREAKEGLVKFVVDGNRAAIVEVNSETDFVARNSDFQALVESLAQAALKAGTNDVEEFKNFTLESGDTVANTVAAAAGKIGENLVLNRVAYVEGDTVAGYVHSNGKIGVLVDLAGGDTQKAKDVALHVAAERPQYLSRDEVNQEDIEKEREILTNKALNEGKPQQIVEKIVGGQIGKFYEEKVLPEQKFVKDQSLTVSKYLDGAQIKRFVRFEIGA, from the coding sequence ATGATGGAATCGATCAAGAAGCTGCGTGAACTCACCGGCGCGGGCATGATGGACGTGAAAAAGGCCCTGGCCGACGCGGGCAACGACGAGGACAAGGCCGTCGCCCTGCTGCGCGAGCGCGGCATCGTGAAGGCCGCCAAGAAGGCCGACCGTGAAGCCAAGGAAGGCCTGGTGAAGTTCGTCGTGGACGGCAACCGCGCCGCCATCGTCGAAGTGAACTCGGAGACGGACTTCGTGGCCCGCAACTCGGACTTCCAGGCGCTCGTCGAGAGCCTCGCGCAGGCCGCCCTGAAGGCCGGGACCAACGACGTGGAGGAGTTCAAGAACTTCACGCTGGAGAGCGGCGACACCGTGGCAAACACCGTCGCGGCGGCGGCGGGCAAGATCGGGGAGAACCTCGTCCTGAACCGCGTGGCCTACGTCGAGGGGGACACGGTCGCCGGGTACGTCCACTCCAACGGCAAGATCGGCGTGCTCGTCGACCTCGCGGGCGGCGACACCCAGAAGGCCAAGGACGTGGCGCTGCACGTGGCCGCCGAGCGTCCCCAGTACCTCAGCCGTGACGAGGTCAACCAGGAAGACATCGAGAAGGAGCGCGAGATCCTCACCAACAAGGCCTTGAACGAGGGCAAGCCCCAGCAGATCGTCGAAAAGATCGTGGGCGGCCAGATCGGCAAGTTCTACGAGGAAAAGGTGCTGCCCGAGCAGAAGTTCGTCAAGGACCAGAGCCTCACGGTGTCGAAGTACCTGGACGGTGCCCAGATCAAGCGCTTCGTGCGCTTCGAGATCGGCGCGTAA